The genomic window TCTACGGGTTTGAACGGTGACCGACAGTATCAGCAAAACGGGCAATACGGAAACCCAAGCCACAACCATCTCCATCACAACCCCCACATACAGCTTCCAATGACACCTCAGAGCGCTGCATTGGGTCCTGCGGCCCAAGCTACAGTGCCGGCAACCCCACAGAGCGGTTCTTTCGCTGCAGCGCTGACCGGCAACGTATTTGAGCGGGCGGATGCACTCATGTCTCAGGGTGGCCCGTCATCTATACACTCGCACTCTCGCCACGGAACCTTCACTTCCTCTACGTCAGGTTCTTCCGGCGGAATGAGTGGTAGCTTCAATTCGATTAGCAGCACTCTATCATCAGCGACTAGCTACAACGATGACAGGATGGGAGGTCACTCGGCTTCTTCATCTTCGTCCGTCATAAGCCCGGGCGGCCTAGGAGGCGGCCCTGGACCAATGGCCTCTGCCTTCCCGTTCCGCATGCAAAATGGCGGTGGGAGGGTGGCGTTGTAGCCAAAATGCACCTCGTCTTGAAATGAAACTTCCTAGCAACCATCTGTACAACATATGTATACGACCTCAAGCTGATAGATGGACTTACTTGCCATGAAACTTTGGCTTCTCGCATATCTCTTTTGCATTTTATATCTCATCTCGACCTGCTCTTTAGCCCCCTGGTCTCACTGGGAAGGGCTATCGTTTTGACAAGATCTTTGTGGCATATCTTATTTTCTTGGACAAAAATTCCCGTCATTTCCATTATCTTTTTGCCACCGACTGCATATCCATCAAATCTGGGGAACTTCTCCAGTATTTTTTTGCGTGTTTGTTTACCGCTTTTACCTGCCCGTCTAAATCATAATGTGTGCAATCTATAAAGGTTGGCTCTTGTTTATTTGCTTTATTCATTTCGCAGCCCGAAAGGTCTTGAAGCTCTTCCATGTTGGTGGCGCTGGCCTTCAGTAATCGTTGCTTGGGGTAATCATGGGCAAGCTTGGAGTTTCAGGAACATGATGTATTTCCCGTTCATTTGCATTGCGCCAGGCGTTTGGGGAAGTGGAAAAAACACTTGATTGCAATTATGCAAAGACTCTCTTCTTGTTTAATTAAAAGTAGTATGCGCGGGCGATTCATCGACTATTTGCATACAAATTTCACAACCAAGAGTGATATTGTGACTGCGGCAAGTGCACATATTTAATGTGGCAACATCATGGCAACGGCTTTCTCTAAATGAGTTACATGATTTTCGGTGATGTGGCAATTTTAACCAAGGGAAGCCACTAGCTCTTCCACGCTTGAGAGGTGTCCAATGTGAGCAACATATTGATCGGGCCGCACCAACACATAGCCCGGCTTGGATCCCAACCCATACCGCTTGTGCACAACCGACCCAGGGTCACGATATGCATTCTTTGGCACCAGGGAGCCCTCGTCGCCCGAAAAGATCATGACCACCTGTATCTCGTTCTCGCGGGCAACGACTTTGGCAGCAAACTGGATCAAGTCGTCCTCGGTCGCAGTCTCGCCAGCGAAAAGCACGAGATGGTGTCTGACCCCAGCGATGAGATGGTGAAGGTTAGTGGTCGTCGTCGTTTCGGCGGCGTCAGCGGCGGTGGAGACGAGGAGCTTGCCGTCGGGAGCGCGGTCGCCGCCCATGACGGGACCCTTGAACCCAGTGGCGGTCGCGACGATGCTGCTGTTCCCACGATACGAGACGCTGAGCATCGTTATCCACTTGAAGAAGCGCCGGCGGCGCGCTCGGGTCCCGACCAGCAGAGGTGGGAGCCAGGGGCCGACCAAGGCGCGCAGCCACTGCGGTGAGGTTTTGGTGAATATGGtcagcctttttttctcttacaACAACGTCTATTGGGAATCCTTTTTTTGACAAAAAGTTCTGGCGAAAGTGGGGCTTCATATTGATAGCACAGGTTCACTGACTATTAGGAAGCGGTTCGTAATAGCGAAAAACTGGAACATGTTATCCGTTGTACGCAATAGGTCTAGTCCGATAGGGCGTCGCTCCTCCTCGTATGTGTCCAGCAGAGACTCGTGAGCGGCTCCGCGCAAGACGGCTGAGAGTTTCCATCCCAAGTTGATGGCATCCTGCAGCCCTGCATTCATACCCTGCCCACCGACCGGAGAATGGATGTGGGCTGCGTCTCCGGCTATGAAGAGCCGCCCATCCCGGTACCGACTAGCACATCGGCAGTGGGTCCGGAAGTTGGTCATCCAGATCGGGTCGTGCAGACGGCCTACGGCAGGACCGCAGCGGCCCCTGTTAGAAAGAATCTGCTGGAACTCTTCCAGGGTCGGCACACCGGTCAGCTCGGCCCCGGGATCGCGCATGCTGGCTACGCGGACGACATCTCCGCCCACAGGGAAGATTCCCACGAAGTGGCCCTGCATGTTGATCTGGATGCGGTCCAGGGGCAGATACGTATCGTATAAGTAAGCGTCGCAGATGATGAAATCGTGAGGATAT from Pyricularia oryzae 70-15 chromosome 4, whole genome shotgun sequence includes these protein-coding regions:
- a CDS encoding pentachlorophenol 4-monooxygenase gives rise to the protein METEELDVLIIGAGPTGLTLALELALQQHGHQGKRVKFRIIDREPERSPYSRALVLQPRTLELLARYGFDNFLTRMLDRGKAVTGMTWTFTPTREARFQFSDMGSDDTEFPLSLNVSQTETERFLLSSLEKELGGDGGVPVVERGVEAESVAQDADGATVTLVKTGGGDDAGARETVRCKYVIGADGARSIVRKASTSITFDGKTYPHDFIICDAYLYDTYLPLDRIQINMQGHFVGIFPVGGDVVRVASMRDPGAELTGVPTLEEFQQILSNRGRCGPAVGRLHDPIWMTNFRTHCRCASRYRDGRLFIAGDAAHIHSPVGGQGMNAGLQDAINLGWKLSAVLRGAAHESLLDTYEEERRPIGLDLLRTTDNMFQFFAITNRFLIWLRALVGPWLPPLLVGTRARRRRFFKWITMLSVSYRGNSSIVATATGFKGPVMGGDRAPDGKLLVSTAADAAETTTTTNLHHLIAGVRHHLVLFAGETATEDDLIQFAAKVVARENEIQVVMIFSGDEGSLVPKNAYRDPGSVVHKRYGLGSKPGYVLVRPDQYVAHIGHLSSVEELVASLG